The proteins below come from a single Acidobacteriota bacterium genomic window:
- the recO gene encoding DNA repair protein RecO, whose product MPLVETESLVIKSYNLAEADKIVVLLTREHGMIRAVAKGAKRLKSKFGSGIEPFSIVKIEYFQKETSELVALQKVDLLQSNFGAASNPDFLQKFSYLGDILITFSPPHDPNETLYRMVKACIETAANDPASLPGIGVYFELWLLRLSGFLPDWSKCDGCGRIFLDGDETRLQSDLHLKCMDCRRSSSGRTLNSDDRAVAAAARRLSPVDFAEFTLDKQETLRYLSTIMKQLITQSIGREVTGETSLAISI is encoded by the coding sequence ATGCCTTTGGTCGAGACCGAGAGTCTGGTCATTAAGAGTTACAATCTGGCCGAGGCGGATAAGATCGTTGTACTCTTAACGCGGGAGCACGGTATGATCCGGGCCGTTGCAAAGGGCGCAAAACGCCTTAAGAGCAAGTTCGGCAGCGGTATCGAGCCGTTCTCGATCGTTAAGATCGAATACTTTCAAAAGGAAACCTCCGAACTGGTTGCATTGCAGAAGGTCGATCTTCTTCAGTCAAATTTTGGGGCTGCCAGCAATCCTGATTTCCTGCAGAAATTCTCATATTTAGGCGATATTCTGATCACGTTCTCACCGCCGCACGACCCGAACGAAACGCTGTACCGAATGGTCAAGGCCTGTATCGAGACCGCCGCAAATGACCCGGCGAGTTTGCCTGGTATCGGCGTATACTTCGAGCTGTGGCTGCTGCGGCTTTCCGGATTTCTGCCGGACTGGAGTAAATGCGACGGCTGCGGGCGTATTTTTCTTGACGGCGATGAGACCCGTCTTCAGAGCGATCTGCACTTAAAGTGTATGGATTGCCGGCGGTCGTCGTCGGGACGAACGCTGAATTCCGACGACCGGGCCGTCGCAGCGGCGGCCCGTCGCTTGTCGCCGGTGGATTTTGCGGAATTCACTCTCGACAAGCAGGAAACCCTTCGATATCTCTCAACGATCATGAAGCAGCTGATTACTCAATCGATCGGCAGGGAAGTCACGGGGGAAACTTCG